From the Bacillus tuaregi genome, one window contains:
- the tnpC gene encoding IS66 family transposase — translation MANASSKNESQQDKIIRLLEEQLAHSNQQNKELSKQIEALTDQVRHLTKLLYGSKTEKSKYNSPDGQTSLFDDEPSFSEPEQTGEQSQQTISYTVVRKIQKKKRNDSLHDGIEIEAVHHHPENTTCDCCQVQMIEIGSTIVREEAEFIPARMKKIQHIEHAYECKNCKSDLSQKAQIKRGKAPQPPIQRSIAGPSVLAKVIHDKFSLYLPLYRQVKEWDRYGLSTNDKNLSNWVIRASHDWLLPIYEHMKHLMMAKSLMHVDETYAQIVNRSDGKSGQTNAYNWVFRSVPSQGPIITLFQSSLSRARSVLESFIEGFSGTIICDGYSAYDKIEGVAFANCLAHIRRYWLKVVSKNGQIGVKYCDDLYRLERKFKHLSPSKRRKKRQKYSKPIVKEFLDWLERSPFYGKNVLAKAADYTLNRANGLKAFLYDGRIEIDNNPAENAIRPSVIGRKNWIHSVSEAGAKANAICLSIAETAKANGVDFYRYLLKLLTDLPNLDIYQQPEILNRYMPWSKMIQAECGNKVK, via the coding sequence TCTAAACAAATTGAAGCGTTAACCGATCAAGTACGCCATTTAACTAAGCTTTTATATGGATCAAAAACAGAGAAATCCAAATACAATTCACCTGACGGACAAACATCATTATTTGATGATGAACCGTCTTTTAGTGAACCTGAGCAGACAGGAGAACAAAGCCAACAGACGATTTCTTATACTGTTGTACGAAAAATTCAAAAGAAAAAACGGAATGATTCATTGCATGATGGTATTGAAATAGAAGCAGTTCATCATCATCCGGAAAATACTACCTGTGACTGTTGCCAAGTCCAAATGATTGAAATAGGCAGTACAATCGTACGTGAAGAAGCTGAATTTATTCCTGCCAGAATGAAGAAAATACAACACATTGAGCATGCTTATGAATGTAAAAATTGCAAAAGTGATCTATCTCAAAAAGCGCAAATTAAACGTGGCAAAGCACCGCAACCTCCCATTCAACGAAGCATTGCAGGGCCAAGCGTTCTTGCCAAAGTAATACATGATAAGTTTTCACTATACTTGCCACTTTACCGGCAGGTAAAGGAATGGGATCGTTATGGTCTAAGTACCAATGATAAGAACCTTTCAAATTGGGTTATTCGTGCATCACATGATTGGCTATTGCCTATTTACGAACATATGAAGCATTTAATGATGGCTAAATCGCTAATGCATGTCGATGAAACCTATGCGCAAATTGTCAACCGATCCGATGGGAAATCTGGACAAACTAATGCATATAATTGGGTGTTTCGAAGTGTGCCGAGCCAAGGGCCAATAATAACTCTTTTTCAAAGCTCGTTATCACGTGCTCGATCTGTCCTTGAGAGTTTCATTGAAGGTTTTTCCGGAACGATTATTTGTGATGGTTATTCTGCCTATGACAAAATAGAAGGTGTCGCTTTCGCAAATTGTCTCGCGCACATTCGTCGCTACTGGTTAAAAGTAGTCAGTAAAAATGGACAAATCGGCGTAAAATATTGTGATGATTTATACCGGCTTGAAAGGAAATTCAAGCATTTGTCTCCTAGTAAGCGAAGAAAGAAACGCCAGAAGTATTCTAAGCCAATCGTTAAGGAATTCCTAGACTGGCTTGAGAGATCACCGTTTTATGGCAAAAATGTGCTAGCAAAGGCAGCTGATTATACATTAAACAGAGCGAATGGTCTAAAAGCATTTTTATACGATGGTCGTATCGAAATTGACAATAATCCAGCTGAAAATGCCATCCGTCCAAGTGTAATTGGCCGCAAGAACTGGATTCACTCAGTTAGTGAGGCCGGCGCAAAGGCCAATGCCATCTGTTTAAGTATTGCAGAAACTGCAAAAGCAAACGGTGTGGATTTTTATCGATATCTATTGAAGTTACTGACGGATCTACCTAATCTAGATATCTATCAACAACCGGAAATATTAAATCGATATATGCCTTGGTCAAAAATGATCCAAGCTGAATGTGGAAATAAAGTGAAATAA
- a CDS encoding zinc-dependent alcohol dehydrogenase family protein — translation MDAKSIKFYEFGSPKDVLKVEYKAIGPPKDNEVLVRMLARPINPSDLIPIRGSYAHRISLPNIPGYEGVGIVEEIGPLVSKNLIGKRILPLRGEGTWQEFVKTSVEYAVCIPDTIDDFTAAQMYINPMTAWVVCTEVLKLRTNDVLLVNACGSAIGHIFAQLSKILGFRLIAVTRNNKYTEDLLHLGSFYVIDTSKFLLHETVMKLTNGMGADAAIDSVGGSSGNDLAFSVRPNGNFITIGLLSGIQVNWSDIVNKAKVNANIFHLRNWNKNVSADKWQETFSHLIRLVADKKLRLMMVDSQYGLSDVKKAIDVVESSKITKGKVFLTSY, via the coding sequence TTGGATGCAAAAAGTATTAAATTCTACGAATTCGGCAGTCCTAAAGATGTGTTAAAAGTTGAATATAAAGCTATTGGACCACCAAAAGATAATGAAGTTCTTGTACGTATGTTAGCTCGCCCAATAAATCCCTCTGACTTAATACCGATTAGAGGATCTTATGCTCACAGAATTTCTTTACCTAATATTCCGGGTTATGAAGGAGTAGGTATTGTAGAAGAAATAGGTCCTTTAGTTTCTAAAAATCTTATTGGTAAACGTATATTACCTTTACGTGGGGAAGGTACGTGGCAAGAATTCGTTAAAACATCAGTAGAATATGCAGTTTGCATACCTGATACTATTGATGATTTTACGGCAGCACAGATGTATATAAATCCAATGACAGCATGGGTGGTTTGTACGGAAGTATTAAAATTAAGAACGAATGATGTTTTATTGGTTAATGCGTGCGGATCTGCTATTGGGCATATTTTTGCTCAATTATCTAAGATTTTAGGTTTTCGATTGATTGCAGTGACGAGAAATAATAAATATACAGAAGATTTACTGCATCTCGGCTCTTTTTATGTAATCGATACTTCTAAATTTCTACTCCACGAAACAGTTATGAAATTAACAAATGGAATGGGTGCAGATGCTGCTATCGATTCCGTTGGAGGTTCATCTGGAAACGACTTGGCTTTTAGTGTCCGTCCTAATGGGAACTTTATAACCATTGGCCTTTTATCAGGGATACAAGTAAACTGGTCAGATATTGTAAATAAAGCAAAGGTGAATGCGAATATATTTCATTTACGGAATTGGAATAAAAATGTTTCGGCAGACAAATGGCAAGAAACTTTTAGTCATTTAATAAGGCTAGTAGCTGATAAAAAATTACGTTTGATGATGGTAGATTCTCAGTATGGCTTATCGGATGTAAAAAAGGCTATTGATGTTGTTGAATCTTCTAAAATAACTAAAGGGAAAGTATTTCTAACAAGCTATTGA